GGCTGACCACATCGGAGGCCCTCAATCCGCTGCTGATGGTGGCGGCCACGAGACGAAGGACCCTGTCACCCGCATCATGACCGTATGTGTCGTTGACGACCTTGAAATTGTCGATGTCGATGAAGAGGACACCGAAAGGCCAGCCGTAACGTTTAAATTCCCTGAGCTTCCCCGCCAGGTTCATCTCCCCGTAGCGCCTGTTTCCGAGTCGTGTGAGTGGATCGAGGAGCGCCATGCGCTCAAGCTCACGGACCTTGCGGCCCAGGTCCACAGTCGAGGAATTATCGCTGAAGACCTCCACGGCGCCGACGATCCTGCCGCGTTGATCGTGCATGGGCGAGGTCCGGACAAGGACCGGGGCCTGCCGGCCGTCTCGATGGTGGAAAAAAAGTTCCCCTTCCATGCTCTTACCCTGTTCCATCGCCTGGCGAAGAAGACATTGATCCGCGCAGAGACTATCTCCGCGGTCATTGACGTGCATCAGGAGGCTGTCCCAGCAATGTTTTCCGAGGACCTCGCTGCGCCGGTAGCCGGTCATCTGCTCGGCGGCATCGTTCCAGTAGAGGATGGTGCGGTCCCTGTCGACAAAATAGACGCCCTCATAGAGGCTGTTGAGGAGCTTGCGGTAGAACCGGTCAGTCAACAGGTTTCGCGTCCCGTCTTTCATCTCTACCCGCCGCGTCCCCCCACGATGATCCCCGGTATTCTCAGTGTGGGCTGCGCATCGGCCACGGGAACACCCTGGCCGTCTTTGCCGCAGGTGCCTATCCCGAATCCCAGGTCCGTGCCCACCATGTCGATGTCCTTGAGAACCTTGAGTCCGTTCCCCATCATCGTCGCGTTCTTTATCATGGGTCCCACCGCGCCTTTTTCGATCATGTACCCTTCGGATATCTCAAAGACAAAGTCTCCCCGCACCGTATCCACCTGCCCGCCTCCCATCTTGACGACGAGAATGCCGTCGTCCACGGATGCCACGATCTTTTGGGGATCGTCGCCGCCGGGAAGGATCATGGTGTTGCTCATCCTGGGGATGGGCCTGAACCGGTAGGACTCGCGCCTGCCGTTACCCGTGGACGCCGTTGAGTGCTTCATGGCATGAAAGCGATCGAAGAGGTAGTTCGTGAGGACCCCTTTTTCGACAAGGACCGTCCTTTGCGACGGAACACCTTCGTCGTCGAAGGCATAGGTCCCCCGCATATGGGGCAGTGTCGCGTCGTCGACAACGCTTACAAGGGGCGAAGCTATCCTGCTGCCGAGAAGTCCCTTGTAGCAGGAAAGCCCTTCCATGGCAAGGTCCGCCTCCAGACCGTGGCCGATGGCCTCGTGGATCATTGTACCGCCCGCCTCGGAGGCGATGACAACGGTCTTCATTCCCATGGGCGCCTCGCGCGCCGCGAGAAGACCCTGGAGGCGTTTGACCGTCCTTCGTGCGAGCCCTTCCATGAGTTCCTCTGTGAAATACTCGAAACCGTAGAAACCGCCGACAGCCTCGTAGGAGGTCTGCATCTCGGAGCCGTCGCGACCGACAAGCAGCACCGTGAGAACCACCTGCGTGCGGCCATCGTTCCGGGCGCCTTCAGCGCTGGTCACGATCCTCACACTCTGGCGGGTGTCCCGGTACATCACCCGGGCCTGTACGATCCGCGGCTCCATCTTGCGGGCCATGGATTCGAAGTTTCTCACAAGGGCAAGCTTGTCCTCTACCGCAACACCGACGGGATCGCCGGCGATGGAAAAGCAATAGGCTGCCGCGCTCTCGCCTGCGGCAATCTCTACGGTCCGCGGCGACCCGTCTTCCCCGTAGCGCGAAAGCTGCCGCGCCAGGTCGGCCAGATGACTTTCGTCGAAGGAATTCGTCGAGGCATAATAGCCTTTCCAGGGTGTGATGACCCTCAAGCCCACCCCGGCGTCCTCACCGCGCTCGAGCTTTTCTATCCTGCCCGATTCGAGTTGAATGAGAGTATAGGCCCGTTCGTCGATGTAAATGTCCGCGTAGACACCCGCGCGCTCCATGAGCGTCTCAAGTATCCTTCTCTCATTGAACATCGAGAACCTCCCTGAACTGTATATCATAGTTTATCATATCCGCCACGATACCCCGAACATCTTCTTCGAAGCTCGATGAGTAGATGATCTCGATGAGCCCGCGGTCTCCGTCAATTACGGAAAAGATGGCAACATCCTCGTAGGATTCCAGCACGGCCTTAAAGAAACCGATACCGGCGCGGTCCATGAGAAATCTTTTCGTTCTCTCCTCAGGCATGATGGCCCCCCTTGCGGCAGATCCTTTCGTCAACGCCGCATCCCTTCCAGCATCTCCATGAAGGCCTCGACGCGCAGTTTCGTTCTCGTGTCCAACGCCCTCGGCAAGTCCCCCTCGATGGTGAGAACGGGTACGGAGATGCTCTCCCGAAGGATAACGTCCTCGATGCCCCTGAAACAGAAGGCCTGTACGTAATGGATGATGCCCTCTATTCCGCGCCTGGCGATCTCATGGTCTATGTCGCTCAGGCGGGCGAATATCCCGTAGGGGTACGTATAGAGGAGGTACCTCTCTACAATATCCCCTGTCTCGTAGGGCAGGGCGAACTGCCTCTGGGTTTCGTTATAGACCACATGGCCGCCCACGCTTTCTATGAACTCGTAGAGGCCGGTGACTATCGGAGGAACGCCGATGTATCCAAGGGGTATTCCCTGCAGCCTCTCCCTCCGTCGCGCCGCGGAAATGAACTCGCCGGCTGCGGCATGATATCCCTCTACATCGCCGAGCATGTCCGAGGAACCCACAAGCCAGCGATGATTCTCCGCCCCCGTTACGTTGCGTTCGCTCCATGTCATGGTATCGATCTCGGAAAGCCTCGCTCTTGCCGCGGTGATCTGCGTCTCGACACCCGCAAGGGATCCCGTATCAGCGGAAAGTTCATCTTTAAGCTTCTCTATCTCCCGGGAAAGCACTTCGCGGTCGCGATCGTAGGGGAAGGAAAATGGTATCGTCCGGATGCCGCGATAGCGAAGGATCTCGGCAAGCGCCTGCGTGTTGCTGCAATCGCCTTCCATGACGGTGATGACCCCGGTGGGCCGGCGTTCCATGATCACCCCGTAGATACCCTTGATCCAGTTGCACATGCTCTTCGGAAACCCATCCCGTTCCGCACGCTCGATGAACCGCACCGGGTCGGGGTCTGTAACGAATACGTTGTTCAGGTCACAGGGCTCATAACCCGAGGCGAAGACGACCTCCACGGGGATCGTAGTGGTAAAGCCGATGGTTCCCTTTGATGTCCGCGATTGTGTCATGTTCCTAAAGATAATACGTTTTGCCGCACCGTTGCAACCGTTTCAAGGACACAGGAACAGCGCGGCGTGGTCTTTATTGTCTTGTATTCAGACTATGCTAATAGTCATTTGTAGTTTTATAGCACTAATACATCACCAACAAGTGTCAAATAGCTTTCTCAAACGTTCTTACTTTCGCCGAGCCAGGGTCCTGTCGGCATAACGCGGGTCGTTGGTCACCTTTCTTCCGATGGTGACGAAAGGCGGTATGGCGGTCGGTCTTCCCCCGTCCGGCCCGGGAGACTCCGCGAGGAGCACCACGAGCCCTTCGTGCCTTCCCTTATACCTGTCCAACTCAAAATACTGGTTGTTCCAGAGAAAACATATGCGCTCCTTGCTGAGAACCTCCGCCCTGGGGTCCATGAGACGGGTGAGGCTCAGATATTGCTGTTCGGGTATGAGCTCTTCTTCTTCAACGGGGAGACTGCCTC
This sequence is a window from Syntrophorhabdaceae bacterium. Protein-coding genes within it:
- a CDS encoding GGDEF domain-containing protein produces the protein MKDGTRNLLTDRFYRKLLNSLYEGVYFVDRDRTILYWNDAAEQMTGYRRSEVLGKHCWDSLLMHVNDRGDSLCADQCLLRQAMEQGKSMEGELFFHHRDGRQAPVLVRTSPMHDQRGRIVGAVEVFSDNSSTVDLGRKVRELERMALLDPLTRLGNRRYGEMNLAGKLREFKRYGWPFGVLFIDIDNFKVVNDTYGHDAGDRVLRLVAATISSGLRASDVVSRWGGEEFVAFVASVDEENLRHVGEKIRALVERSSISLEDETRHVTISIGATLARKKDSAAALIKRADALMYRSKKEGRNRVSM
- a CDS encoding DUF4911 domain-containing protein — encoded protein: MPEERTKRFLMDRAGIGFFKAVLESYEDVAIFSVIDGDRGLIEIIYSSSFEEDVRGIVADMINYDIQFREVLDVQ
- a CDS encoding TldD/PmbA family protein, whose translation is MFNERRILETLMERAGVYADIYIDERAYTLIQLESGRIEKLERGEDAGVGLRVITPWKGYYASTNSFDESHLADLARQLSRYGEDGSPRTVEIAAGESAAAYCFSIAGDPVGVAVEDKLALVRNFESMARKMEPRIVQARVMYRDTRQSVRIVTSAEGARNDGRTQVVLTVLLVGRDGSEMQTSYEAVGGFYGFEYFTEELMEGLARRTVKRLQGLLAAREAPMGMKTVVIASEAGGTMIHEAIGHGLEADLAMEGLSCYKGLLGSRIASPLVSVVDDATLPHMRGTYAFDDEGVPSQRTVLVEKGVLTNYLFDRFHAMKHSTASTGNGRRESYRFRPIPRMSNTMILPGGDDPQKIVASVDDGILVVKMGGGQVDTVRGDFVFEISEGYMIEKGAVGPMIKNATMMGNGLKVLKDIDMVGTDLGFGIGTCGKDGQGVPVADAQPTLRIPGIIVGGRGG
- a CDS encoding 2-hydroxyacyl-CoA dehydratase, coding for MTQSRTSKGTIGFTTTIPVEVVFASGYEPCDLNNVFVTDPDPVRFIERAERDGFPKSMCNWIKGIYGVIMERRPTGVITVMEGDCSNTQALAEILRYRGIRTIPFSFPYDRDREVLSREIEKLKDELSADTGSLAGVETQITAARARLSEIDTMTWSERNVTGAENHRWLVGSSDMLGDVEGYHAAAGEFISAARRRERLQGIPLGYIGVPPIVTGLYEFIESVGGHVVYNETQRQFALPYETGDIVERYLLYTYPYGIFARLSDIDHEIARRGIEGIIHYVQAFCFRGIEDVILRESISVPVLTIEGDLPRALDTRTKLRVEAFMEMLEGMRR